One part of the Geothrix edaphica genome encodes these proteins:
- a CDS encoding response regulator — MSQPLILIIEDEEALRRFLIPTLSGQKYQVLSAATAVEGLALARSHNPDLVLLDLGLPDRDGMDVLKEIRSWSRKPVVILSARNQERDKVRALDQGADDYLAKPFGAAELLARIRVALRHTLLTEVAELVVSSGGFRIDLERREVSLGGRIVKLTALEYRLLEALVRRNGKVATHSQLLAEVWGPGGEGNTHYLRIYMAMLRRKLEADPTRPRHFITEPNVGYRLNLDAPTP, encoded by the coding sequence GTGAGCCAACCGCTGATTCTCATCATCGAGGATGAAGAGGCCCTCCGCCGCTTCCTGATCCCCACCCTCTCCGGCCAGAAATACCAGGTGCTGAGCGCGGCCACCGCCGTCGAGGGCCTGGCCCTGGCGCGCAGCCACAACCCGGACCTGGTGCTGCTGGACCTGGGCCTGCCCGACCGGGATGGCATGGACGTGCTGAAGGAGATCCGGAGCTGGAGCCGCAAACCGGTGGTGATCCTGAGCGCCCGCAACCAGGAACGCGACAAGGTGCGGGCCCTCGACCAGGGCGCCGACGACTACCTCGCCAAACCCTTCGGCGCCGCGGAACTGCTGGCCCGGATCCGCGTGGCGCTGCGCCACACCCTCCTGACCGAAGTGGCCGAACTCGTGGTCAGCAGCGGCGGCTTCCGGATCGACCTCGAGCGGCGGGAGGTCAGCCTGGGAGGCCGGATCGTGAAGCTGACCGCTCTGGAATACCGTCTGCTGGAGGCTCTGGTGCGCCGCAACGGAAAGGTGGCCACCCACAGCCAGCTGCTGGCGGAAGTCTGGGGTCCCGGGGGTGAGGGCAACACCCACTACCTCCGCATCTACATGGCCATGCTCCGCCGCAAGCTCGAGGCTGACCCCACCCGGCCCCGGCATTTCATCACTGAACCGAACGTCGGCTACCGCCTGAATCTGGACGCCCCCACGCCATGA
- the bioB gene encoding biotin synthase BioB codes for MSLSPAEIRAIHDLPVPELLYRAATAHRQHWNAEEIQFCTLDSIKTGACPEDCAYCPQSARYQTDLKVEPLKDVDKVLAGAAEAKANGSTRYCMGAAWREVKDDANFDAVLDMVQGVSGMGMEVCVTLGMLNEAQAKRLKAAGCQVYNHNIDSSRDFYETIIHTRKFDERLETIAAVRAAGLEVCSGGIVGMGETVDQRIHFLQELTELEPAPESIPINQFVAVDGTPLANVDPLPPLELVRMIATARILFPKSRIRLSAGRTQMSDELQALCFFAGANSIFTGEKLLTTPNPGGNHDHWLLSALGMRVEGAPVKSA; via the coding sequence ATGTCTTTGTCCCCTGCCGAGATCCGCGCCATCCACGATCTGCCTGTGCCCGAACTGCTCTACCGGGCGGCCACGGCCCATCGGCAGCATTGGAACGCGGAGGAAATCCAGTTCTGCACCCTGGATTCCATCAAGACCGGCGCGTGTCCCGAGGACTGCGCCTACTGCCCCCAGAGCGCCCGCTATCAGACCGATCTGAAGGTGGAACCCCTCAAGGATGTGGACAAGGTGCTGGCTGGTGCCGCCGAGGCGAAGGCCAACGGCTCGACCCGCTACTGCATGGGCGCGGCCTGGCGCGAGGTGAAGGACGATGCCAACTTCGATGCCGTGCTCGACATGGTGCAGGGCGTCTCCGGCATGGGCATGGAGGTCTGCGTCACCCTCGGCATGCTCAATGAGGCCCAGGCCAAGCGCCTGAAGGCGGCGGGCTGCCAAGTCTACAACCACAACATCGACTCCAGCCGCGACTTCTACGAGACCATCATCCACACGCGGAAATTCGATGAGCGGCTGGAGACCATCGCCGCCGTGCGTGCTGCGGGCCTGGAGGTCTGCTCCGGCGGCATCGTGGGCATGGGCGAGACGGTGGATCAGCGCATCCACTTCCTCCAGGAGCTGACGGAGCTGGAGCCGGCACCCGAGAGCATCCCCATCAACCAGTTCGTGGCCGTGGACGGCACGCCGCTGGCGAACGTGGATCCCCTGCCTCCGCTGGAGCTGGTCCGCATGATCGCCACGGCCCGCATCCTCTTCCCCAAGAGCCGCATCCGCCTCAGCGCCGGCCGCACGCAGATGAGCGACGAGCTGCAGGCCCTCTGCTTCTTCGCGGGCGCCAATTCCATCTTCACGGGCGAGAAGCTCCTCACCACCCCCAACCCCGGCGGCAACCACGACCACTGGCTGCTGAGCGCCCTGGGCATGCGGGTGGAGGGCGCCCCCGTTAAGAGTGCCTAA
- a CDS encoding hemerythrin domain-containing protein, protein MQLIEDLRAEHELIEQVLGSLRTFVKVRLEGQGDPADGPRFMAFFRRYAGDFHHHKEEEVLFRALAERAELPAHRGPIAALTGEHQRMAGLLDGLEDLLGSDLATAEARQQMEALAVDYSRSLWRHIDAENSVLYPQGEERLRRFHVRELPSRPMTGAEAAAREGALALIQVYPPMHDAEVHRGDGCVACPSFGTTCEGLEYEWWTELEWEEAEERRDD, encoded by the coding sequence ATGCAGCTCATCGAAGACCTCCGCGCGGAACACGAGCTCATCGAGCAGGTGCTGGGCTCTCTGCGGACCTTCGTGAAGGTGCGGCTGGAGGGCCAGGGCGATCCGGCCGACGGTCCCCGTTTCATGGCCTTCTTCCGTCGCTATGCCGGCGACTTCCACCACCACAAGGAGGAGGAGGTCCTGTTCAGGGCCCTGGCGGAGCGGGCCGAGCTGCCCGCCCACCGCGGCCCCATCGCCGCCCTCACCGGGGAGCACCAGCGCATGGCCGGCCTGCTGGACGGCCTGGAGGATCTGCTCGGCTCCGACCTCGCCACCGCGGAGGCCCGCCAGCAGATGGAGGCGCTGGCCGTGGACTACAGCCGCTCCTTGTGGCGGCACATCGATGCCGAGAACTCGGTACTCTACCCCCAGGGTGAGGAGCGCCTCCGCCGCTTCCATGTGCGGGAGCTGCCTTCCCGCCCCATGACCGGAGCCGAGGCCGCCGCCCGCGAAGGCGCCCTCGCCTTGATCCAGGTCTACCCGCCCATGCACGATGCCGAGGTTCACCGCGGTGATGGCTGCGTGGCCTGCCCCTCCTTCGGCACCACCTGCGAGGGTCTCGAATACGAGTGGTGGACCGAGCTGGAATGGGAGGAGGCGGAGGAGCGCCGGGACGATTAA
- a CDS encoding CDGSH iron-sulfur domain-containing protein: MTDPTPHIAQKGPYQVEVEAGKTYHWCACGNSKKQPFCDGSHKGGPFVPLAYTADITGTKWFCGCKQSGTKPMCDGTHKKL; encoded by the coding sequence ATGACGGATCCCACGCCCCACATCGCCCAGAAGGGCCCGTACCAGGTGGAGGTCGAAGCGGGCAAGACCTACCACTGGTGCGCCTGCGGCAACAGCAAGAAGCAGCCGTTCTGCGACGGCTCCCACAAGGGCGGTCCGTTCGTGCCCCTGGCCTATACGGCCGACATCACCGGCACCAAGTGGTTCTGCGGCTGCAAGCAGAGCGGCACCAAGCCCATGTGCGACGGCACCCACAAGAAGCTCTGA
- a CDS encoding efflux RND transporter periplasmic adaptor subunit, with protein sequence MYVPARLLASALILGSLPAPAGIPLEGRVLPYRQVEVSAPVSSRIMEVRVQEGQAVKAGQPLALLYGKLEELEMQRAKALLERREFEAKGAKRLYDNKIIPEARALESRIDLELARLQYETAVEQVRLRTILAPMDGVVVTRYHEEGEAVAGAQPMFRLMDLSRVLVQCAAGPVALAALVPGRKVRVLLAEPGGTASVEGEVVLVDPCADAAGKVRVKVVVPNPEGRIRAGLRAQVLVPEGP encoded by the coding sequence ATGTATGTTCCCGCCCGCCTCCTCGCTTCAGCCCTGATCCTGGGGTCGCTCCCGGCCCCCGCGGGAATTCCGCTCGAGGGGCGCGTCCTGCCGTACCGGCAGGTGGAGGTCAGCGCGCCGGTGTCGAGCCGCATCATGGAAGTGCGCGTGCAGGAAGGGCAGGCCGTGAAGGCGGGCCAGCCCCTGGCCCTGCTCTACGGGAAGCTGGAGGAGCTGGAGATGCAGCGGGCCAAGGCGCTGCTGGAGCGCCGGGAGTTCGAGGCCAAGGGCGCCAAGCGCCTCTACGACAACAAGATCATCCCCGAGGCCCGGGCGTTGGAGTCGCGCATCGACCTGGAGCTGGCGCGGCTCCAGTACGAGACGGCGGTGGAGCAGGTGCGCCTCCGCACCATCCTCGCCCCCATGGACGGCGTGGTGGTGACCCGCTATCACGAGGAAGGCGAGGCGGTGGCCGGGGCCCAGCCGATGTTCCGCCTCATGGATCTGAGCCGGGTGCTGGTCCAGTGCGCCGCGGGCCCGGTCGCTCTGGCTGCGCTCGTCCCGGGCCGGAAGGTGCGGGTGCTCCTCGCCGAACCCGGTGGCACCGCGAGCGTCGAGGGGGAGGTCGTCCTGGTGGATCCTTGTGCGGATGCCGCGGGCAAGGTCCGCGTGAAGGTGGTGGTGCCCAACCCCGAGGGCCGGATCCGCGCCGGGCTCCGAGCCCAGGTGCTGGTCCCCGAGGGGCCCTGA
- a CDS encoding cytochrome c3 family protein encodes MRLLRMGTLGLAGLLATGTGLAQEKPLPAPHIKAKLICHDCHQKEKPTTAAVPDEACMVCHGDYPAMKALTKDAKPNPHASPHDPIPCTECHRQHKPPVVKCLECHEGKFTFQIK; translated from the coding sequence ATGCGGCTTCTTCGGATGGGGACTCTGGGGCTGGCCGGGCTGCTGGCCACCGGGACCGGCCTGGCTCAGGAGAAACCGCTGCCGGCGCCCCACATCAAGGCGAAGCTGATCTGCCACGACTGCCACCAGAAGGAGAAGCCCACCACGGCGGCGGTACCGGACGAGGCCTGCATGGTCTGTCACGGGGACTACCCGGCCATGAAGGCGCTGACGAAGGACGCCAAGCCCAACCCCCATGCCTCGCCGCACGATCCCATCCCCTGCACGGAATGCCACCGCCAGCACAAGCCGCCGGTGGTGAAATGCCTGGAATGCCACGAGGGGAAGTTCACGTTCCAGATCAAATGA
- a CDS encoding valine--tRNA ligase, with the protein MAMREMDKAFDFRTAQTRWYSVWEEGRAFEAAPASGKEPWSIVIPPPNITGNLHMGHALVNTLHDVLTRFKRAQGFDALWVPGTDHAGIATQMMVERQLKAEGTDRHQLGRDAFEQRIWDWKEKNQGAIEHQLKRLGCSVDWTRNRFTLDPALNKAVRKVFVESYKAGRIYRGPRMIQWDPALQTALSDLEVKYEERKGKLWYLRYPLADGSGEVVVATTRPETMLGDTAVAVHPDDERYQGMIGKLMDHPLTGRQIPVVADSFVDPAFGTGCVKVTPAHDPNDFAAGQRLKLESITIIGFDAKMTAAAGAYAGLDRFEARKRVVADLEEQGFLVKVEDYTNKISLSDRSGAVLEPLVSEQWFMDVKDAAVQALDAVRDGRIQFTPSHHAAVWEHWLTNIQDWCISRQLVWGHRIPAWTCATCGELHVEMEQPSACCACGAQELKQDPDTLDTWFSSALWPFSVFGWPDQTEDLKRYYPTSVLITGYDILFFWVARMAMAGLTWMGDVPFRKVYFNSLVRDASGQKMSKTKGNVIDPLEVMEEFGTDALRFALAIMAAPGTDIAMSPARLEASRNFCNKLWNASRFVQMNLDESVTLATAPEFGEAEFWLIKEMRDTLTAVTKALEEFRFHEASDLLYHLVWDDFCATYIELAKVQLLSGTPGQKAAILRFLDILLRALHPFVPFLTEEIHEAVIAPRLPDSEPALLALRSWPVDEKILHLQGGDATIIPRFQEVLSAFLRLKAEQGVDPAKRVPAFCSITELEPFTEALKSIARLESVTFTKEDLASPTRTVAVVAGGAVALELAGLKDPVAEKAKLEKELAKLEKELEPLRARLADESFVTKAPEAAVAKLRGQAEEKEQRLQQVKALLG; encoded by the coding sequence ATGGCAATGCGCGAGATGGACAAGGCTTTCGACTTCAGGACGGCGCAGACACGCTGGTATTCGGTGTGGGAGGAAGGCAGGGCCTTCGAGGCCGCCCCCGCCAGCGGCAAGGAGCCCTGGTCCATCGTCATCCCGCCGCCCAACATCACAGGCAACCTGCACATGGGCCATGCCCTGGTGAACACGCTGCATGACGTGCTCACGCGCTTCAAGCGGGCCCAGGGCTTCGACGCGCTCTGGGTGCCCGGCACGGACCACGCCGGCATCGCCACCCAGATGATGGTGGAGCGCCAGCTCAAGGCCGAGGGCACGGACCGCCACCAGCTGGGCCGGGATGCCTTCGAGCAGCGCATCTGGGACTGGAAAGAGAAGAACCAGGGCGCCATCGAGCACCAGCTCAAGCGCCTGGGCTGCTCCGTGGACTGGACCCGCAACCGCTTCACCCTGGATCCGGCCCTCAACAAGGCCGTGCGCAAGGTCTTCGTGGAGAGCTACAAGGCCGGGCGCATCTACCGCGGGCCCCGCATGATCCAGTGGGACCCGGCCCTCCAGACGGCGCTGAGCGACCTGGAAGTGAAATACGAGGAGCGCAAGGGCAAGCTCTGGTACCTCCGCTACCCCCTGGCGGACGGTAGCGGTGAGGTGGTGGTGGCCACCACGCGGCCCGAGACCATGCTGGGCGATACGGCCGTGGCGGTGCATCCGGACGATGAGCGCTACCAGGGCATGATCGGCAAGCTCATGGACCACCCGCTGACGGGCCGCCAGATCCCCGTGGTGGCCGACAGCTTCGTGGATCCCGCCTTCGGCACCGGCTGCGTGAAGGTGACGCCGGCCCATGACCCCAACGACTTCGCCGCAGGCCAGCGTCTGAAGCTGGAGTCCATCACCATCATCGGCTTCGACGCCAAGATGACCGCCGCCGCCGGGGCCTACGCCGGCCTGGACCGCTTCGAAGCCCGCAAGCGCGTGGTGGCCGACCTCGAAGAACAGGGCTTTCTCGTGAAGGTGGAGGACTACACCAACAAGATCAGCCTCAGCGATCGCAGCGGCGCCGTTCTGGAGCCGCTCGTCAGCGAGCAGTGGTTCATGGACGTGAAGGACGCCGCCGTCCAGGCCCTGGACGCGGTCCGCGACGGGCGCATCCAGTTCACGCCCTCGCACCACGCCGCCGTATGGGAGCACTGGCTCACCAACATCCAGGACTGGTGCATCAGCCGCCAGCTGGTCTGGGGGCATCGCATCCCGGCCTGGACCTGCGCGACGTGCGGAGAACTCCACGTCGAGATGGAGCAACCCTCCGCATGCTGCGCATGCGGAGCACAGGAGCTGAAACAGGACCCTGACACGCTGGACACGTGGTTCTCGTCGGCGCTGTGGCCGTTCAGTGTGTTCGGCTGGCCCGACCAGACCGAGGATCTCAAGCGCTACTACCCCACCAGCGTGCTCATCACGGGCTACGACATCCTGTTCTTCTGGGTGGCGCGCATGGCCATGGCAGGCCTCACCTGGATGGGTGACGTGCCCTTCCGCAAGGTCTACTTCAACAGCCTGGTGCGCGATGCCAGCGGCCAGAAGATGTCGAAGACCAAGGGCAACGTCATCGATCCCCTCGAGGTGATGGAGGAGTTCGGCACGGACGCCCTGCGCTTCGCCCTGGCCATCATGGCCGCGCCCGGCACCGACATCGCCATGAGCCCCGCGCGGCTCGAGGCCAGCCGCAATTTCTGCAACAAGCTCTGGAACGCCTCCCGATTCGTCCAGATGAATCTGGATGAATCCGTCACGCTGGCGACGGCGCCAGAATTCGGCGAGGCCGAATTCTGGTTGATCAAGGAAATGCGCGACACCTTGACGGCTGTGACCAAGGCCCTGGAGGAATTCCGCTTCCACGAGGCCTCAGATCTGCTCTACCACCTGGTGTGGGATGATTTCTGCGCCACCTACATCGAGCTGGCGAAGGTTCAACTGCTGAGTGGCACACCGGGCCAGAAGGCCGCCATCCTGCGATTCCTCGACATCCTGCTCCGCGCCCTGCATCCCTTCGTGCCCTTCCTCACCGAGGAAATCCACGAGGCGGTCATCGCTCCGCGGTTACCGGACTCAGAGCCGGCTCTGCTGGCTCTGAGAAGCTGGCCCGTGGACGAGAAGATCCTCCACCTCCAAGGTGGCGACGCCACGATCATCCCCCGGTTCCAGGAAGTGCTCTCGGCCTTCCTCCGCCTCAAGGCCGAGCAGGGCGTGGATCCCGCCAAGCGGGTGCCTGCCTTCTGCTCCATCACCGAGTTGGAGCCCTTCACCGAGGCCCTGAAGTCCATCGCCCGGTTGGAGTCGGTCACCTTCACGAAAGAGGACCTCGCCTCGCCCACCCGCACGGTGGCCGTGGTGGCGGGTGGCGCCGTGGCCCTGGAGCTGGCCGGCCTCAAGGATCCTGTCGCCGAGAAGGCCAAGCTGGAAAAGGAGCTGGCCAAGCTGGAGAAGGAGCTGGAGCCCCTTCGCGCCCGCCTCGCCGACGAGAGCTTCGTCACCAAGGCCCCCGAAGCCGCCGTAGCCAAGCTGCGCGGCCAGGCCGAAGAGAAAGAGCAGCGCCTCCAGCAGGTGAAGGCGCTGCTCGGTTGA